In the genome of Fusobacterium necrogenes, one region contains:
- the ribA gene encoding GTP cyclohydrolase II has product MLDRIEDALEELRAGKVIIVVDDENRENEGDFVCAAEFATPENINLMATVGKGLICMPMTQEYAKKLALPPMCYDNTDNHSTAFTVSIDHVDTTTGISAYERSLTAMKALDENVKPYEFRRPGHMFPLVARKGGVIVRNGHTEATVDLMRLAGLKQMGLCCEIMKEDGTMARFDDLQLLAKELNMKMISIEDLQKYIKMNDQLVEVAIRAKMPTGSGIFEIVAFDNNLDGKEHIALVKGDVAGKENVLVRLHSECFTGDILGSLRCDCGSQLKRAMKRVDEEGEGVVLYLRQEGRGIGLINKLKAYTLQDQGADTVEANVALGFEPDMRDYAIAVQMLKALGVKSVRVMTNNPAKIEALENYGMKVIGREAIETGFNETNEKYMKTKKEKMRHMLTKI; this is encoded by the coding sequence ATGTTGGATAGAATAGAAGATGCTCTTGAAGAATTAAGAGCTGGTAAAGTAATAATAGTAGTAGATGATGAAAATAGAGAAAATGAAGGAGATTTTGTTTGTGCAGCTGAGTTTGCTACTCCTGAAAATATAAATTTAATGGCAACAGTAGGAAAAGGATTAATTTGTATGCCTATGACACAGGAGTATGCTAAAAAATTAGCTCTACCTCCAATGTGTTATGATAATACTGATAATCATTCCACTGCTTTTACTGTATCAATAGATCATGTAGATACAACAACTGGGATATCGGCCTATGAGCGTTCATTGACAGCTATGAAAGCTTTAGATGAAAATGTTAAGCCATATGAGTTTAGAAGACCAGGACATATGTTTCCATTAGTGGCTAGAAAAGGTGGAGTAATCGTCAGAAATGGCCATACAGAGGCAACTGTAGATTTAATGAGATTAGCTGGACTTAAACAAATGGGTTTATGTTGTGAAATCATGAAAGAAGATGGAACAATGGCTAGATTTGATGATTTACAATTGCTAGCTAAAGAATTAAATATGAAAATGATTTCTATTGAGGATTTACAAAAATATATAAAGATGAATGATCAATTAGTAGAGGTTGCGATAAGAGCTAAGATGCCTACTGGATCTGGAATTTTTGAAATAGTAGCATTTGATAATAATCTAGATGGAAAAGAACACATTGCTTTAGTAAAAGGAGATGTAGCAGGAAAAGAGAATGTTTTAGTTAGATTGCATTCTGAATGTTTTACAGGAGATATTTTAGGCTCTTTAAGATGTGATTGTGGCTCTCAATTGAAAAGAGCTATGAAAAGAGTAGATGAAGAAGGAGAAGGAGTAGTTCTTTATTTAAGACAAGAAGGAAGAGGAATAGGCCTTATAAATAAATTAAAAGCATATACTCTTCAAGATCAAGGAGCTGATACAGTAGAGGCTAATGTGGCTTTGGGATTTGAGCCAGATATGAGAGATTATGCGATAGCTGTTCAAATGTTAAAAGCTTTAGGAGTGAAGTCAGTGAGAGTAATGACTAATAATCCAGCAAAAATAGAAGCTCTTGAAAATTATGGAATGAAGGTAATAGGAAGAGAAGCTATAGAGACAGGATTTAATGAGACTAATGAGAAATATATGAAGACTAAAAAAGAAAAAATGAGACATATGTTAACAAAAATTTAA
- a CDS encoding riboflavin synthase, with protein sequence MFTGLVEEMGEVLSIESGEKSLKLKIKCKKVLEKAKLGDSIATNGTCLTVTKLGSDYFTADCMYETVKRTNLKRLTVGDKVNLEKSITLATPLGGHLVTGDVDCEGRVVAIISEGIAKIYEIEIERKYMKYIVEKGRVTLDGASLTVMKLGDMTFGVSLIPHTQEMITLGKKRVGDYINVETDLVGKYVERLLKFQDGPFKENEGITMEFLLKNGF encoded by the coding sequence ATTTTTACAGGATTAGTAGAAGAGATGGGAGAAGTTCTATCTATTGAAAGCGGAGAAAAATCTTTAAAATTAAAAATAAAGTGTAAAAAAGTCTTAGAGAAAGCAAAGCTTGGAGATAGTATTGCAACAAATGGGACATGTCTTACAGTGACAAAGTTAGGAAGTGATTATTTTACTGCTGATTGTATGTATGAAACAGTAAAAAGAACTAATCTTAAAAGGTTAACTGTAGGAGATAAAGTAAATTTGGAAAAGTCAATAACTTTAGCTACACCATTAGGAGGCCATTTAGTAACTGGAGATGTAGATTGTGAAGGAAGAGTGGTTGCAATTATTTCTGAAGGAATAGCTAAAATATATGAGATAGAGATAGAAAGAAAATATATGAAATACATAGTTGAAAAAGGAAGAGTCACTCTCGATGGAGCAAGTCTTACTGTAATGAAATTAGGAGATATGACTTTTGGAGTCTCACTTATACCTCATACTCAAGAAATGATCACGCTCGGGAAAAAAAGAGTTGGAGATTATATAAATGTCGAAACTGATTTAGTTGGAAAATATGTTGAAAGACTTTTAAAATTTCAAGATGGACCTTTTAAAGAGAATGAGGGAATTACTATGGAGTTTTTACTAAAAAATGGTTTTTAG
- a CDS encoding ribonuclease HII, which produces MENNLLYQFDLEKGQEIIGVDEAGRGPLAGNVVAAAVKLKRYSEELQEINDSKKLTEKKREKLFDIIMENFEVGIGIASVQEIDELNILNATFLAMRRAIEELGKKTNIDVLVLVDGNFKIREYIRKQEPVIKGDTKSLSIAAASIIAKVTRDRQLVEEGKKYPEYHFEKHKGYGTKAHREAILQCGVTPIHRKTFLTKILGENAK; this is translated from the coding sequence ATGGAAAATAATTTACTTTATCAATTTGATTTGGAAAAGGGCCAAGAGATAATAGGAGTAGATGAAGCTGGAAGAGGACCTCTTGCTGGAAATGTTGTAGCAGCTGCTGTAAAATTAAAAAGATATTCAGAAGAACTTCAGGAGATAAATGATTCAAAAAAACTTACTGAGAAAAAGAGAGAGAAACTTTTTGATATAATTATGGAAAATTTTGAAGTAGGGATAGGGATAGCTTCTGTACAAGAGATAGATGAATTAAATATATTAAATGCTACATTTTTAGCTATGAGAAGAGCAATAGAGGAATTAGGAAAAAAAACTAATATAGATGTATTAGTACTTGTAGATGGAAATTTTAAAATAAGAGAGTATATTAGAAAACAGGAGCCAGTAATTAAAGGAGATACAAAAAGTCTATCAATAGCGGCAGCCTCTATAATTGCAAAAGTTACAAGGGATAGGCAATTAGTAGAAGAGGGGAAAAAATATCCAGAATACCATTTTGAAAAACATAAGGGTTATGGAACGAAAGCTCATAGAGAAGCTATTTTACAATGTGGAGTTACACCTATCCATAGAAAAACTTTTTTGACAAAGATACTAGGAGAAAATGCAAAATAA
- a CDS encoding SDR family NAD(P)-dependent oxidoreductase has protein sequence MKKVLITGATSGIGLAISKKMLDIGYSVYGVGRDFSKVDIDSSNFYPIVCDLIKYQNIEDMVKKLKKEVDIDILINCAGVGYFGPHEEINPTKLHKMIALNLEAPLILTQLLLRDLKKRKGTVINISSITATKASTYGCAYSATKAGLVHFSKGLFDEVRKTGVKVISILPDITKTPFYDKLNFKEGEDEESYILPECVAAFVENILFQREGTVITEVILQPQRHQIKRK, from the coding sequence ATGAAAAAAGTATTGATAACAGGGGCTACGTCTGGAATAGGACTGGCTATATCAAAAAAGATGTTAGATATAGGATATAGTGTCTATGGAGTGGGAAGAGATTTTAGTAAGGTTGATATAGATTCTTCAAATTTTTACCCAATTGTTTGTGATCTTATAAAGTATCAAAATATAGAGGATATGGTAAAAAAATTAAAAAAAGAAGTGGATATAGATATACTTATTAATTGTGCAGGGGTAGGATATTTTGGACCTCATGAAGAGATAAACCCTACAAAACTCCATAAGATGATAGCTCTTAATTTAGAAGCCCCTCTTATTTTAACTCAGCTTCTTCTTAGAGATTTGAAAAAGAGAAAGGGAACAGTTATAAATATATCATCTATTACAGCTACTAAAGCTAGTACATATGGTTGTGCATACTCTGCTACTAAGGCTGGGCTTGTGCATTTTTCTAAGGGATTATTTGATGAAGTAAGAAAAACAGGAGTAAAGGTAATTTCTATCTTACCAGATATAACAAAAACTCCTTTCTATGATAAATTAAATTTTAAAGAGGGAGAAGATGAAGAAAGTTATATTCTCCCAGAATGTGTAGCAGCTTTTGTAGAAAATATTTTGTTTCAGAGAGAGGGAACTGTGATTACAGAAGTAATATTACAACCACAGAGACATCAGATAAAAAGGAAATAA
- a CDS encoding 5'-methylthioadenosine/S-adenosylhomocysteine nucleosidase family protein: MIYISVALGIEAKPIIKYFNLKRDNGIKKLQVFKNERVTLIITGVGILKSAIALTYIFSQSEIDEDDIFLNIGICGAKSEKYSIGDIVLCNKIINSELEKSYYPDMVFNHSFKEGSLESFNTLVYCEDEVVGDLVDMEGAGLFEATTYFFQSYQLNFIKIVSDYLDREVEQNQVEELILKSLPQIDNWLIEREKFKVEKEMDFTLEEKNMVEELIKNARFTATMENELKSLLLYYKLQGKNINEILEKYRDVEIKDKRDSKKILEEIKEIR; the protein is encoded by the coding sequence ATGATATATATTTCAGTAGCTTTAGGAATAGAAGCAAAACCTATTATAAAGTATTTTAATTTAAAAAGAGATAATGGTATAAAAAAATTACAAGTTTTTAAAAATGAGAGAGTTACTTTGATAATAACAGGAGTAGGAATTTTAAAAAGTGCAATAGCTTTGACATATATTTTTTCCCAAAGTGAGATAGATGAAGATGACATATTTTTAAATATTGGAATCTGTGGAGCTAAGAGTGAAAAATATAGTATAGGGGATATAGTCCTATGTAATAAAATAATAAATTCAGAGTTGGAGAAAAGTTATTATCCAGATATGGTGTTTAATCATTCCTTTAAGGAAGGGAGCTTAGAGAGTTTTAATACCCTAGTATATTGTGAAGATGAGGTTGTAGGAGATTTAGTAGATATGGAGGGGGCAGGTCTTTTTGAAGCTACTACATATTTTTTTCAAAGTTACCAACTAAATTTTATAAAGATAGTATCTGATTATTTAGATAGAGAGGTAGAGCAAAACCAAGTGGAGGAGTTAATTTTAAAATCTCTTCCTCAGATAGATAACTGGTTGATAGAGAGAGAAAAATTTAAAGTAGAAAAGGAGATGGATTTCACTTTAGAAGAAAAAAATATGGTAGAGGAACTTATAAAAAACGCTAGATTTACAGCAACTATGGAAAATGAATTAAAAAGCTTGTTACTTTATTATAAATTACAAGGAAAAAATATAAATGAAATTTTGGAAAAATATAGAGATGTAGAGATAAAAGATAAGAGAGATAGTAAAAAAATCTTAGAGGAGATCAAGGAGATAAGATGA
- the ribD gene encoding bifunctional diaminohydroxyphosphoribosylaminopyrimidine deaminase/5-amino-6-(5-phosphoribosylamino)uracil reductase RibD has translation MDEKYMARALELAALGEGAVNPNPLVGAVVVKNGIIVGEGYHKKYGGPHAEVFALEMAGEKAVGADIYVTLEPCSHYGKTPPCAKKIIEMGLKRCIIASLDPNPLVSGRGIKILQDAGIEVITGVLEQEAKELNRVFMKYIVEKKSYLFLKCGITLDGKIATKTGDSKWITNELARERVQKLRSKYMGIMVGINTVLKDDPSLTARIENGRDPYRIVVDPNLEIPLGSKIVNFQDGKSIVLTSQKNVENKKSKILLDKKVKVIYFEGKNFKISEILLKTGDLGIDGILLEGGGYLISKAFKEGAIDGGEIFIAPKILGDENAIPFIKGFSMENIADGIELKNVKINSYGDNVSMEFYR, from the coding sequence ATGGATGAAAAGTACATGGCAAGAGCATTAGAGTTAGCTGCTCTTGGAGAGGGAGCTGTAAATCCGAATCCTTTGGTAGGAGCTGTAGTAGTGAAAAATGGAATAATAGTAGGAGAGGGATATCATAAGAAGTATGGAGGACCCCATGCAGAAGTATTTGCTTTAGAGATGGCAGGAGAAAAAGCTGTGGGAGCAGATATTTATGTAACTTTAGAACCATGTTCACATTATGGAAAGACTCCACCATGTGCTAAAAAAATAATAGAAATGGGATTGAAGAGATGTATTATTGCATCTCTTGATCCTAATCCTTTAGTATCAGGAAGAGGAATAAAAATACTCCAAGATGCTGGAATAGAAGTAATAACAGGAGTATTAGAGCAAGAAGCAAAAGAGCTTAATAGAGTTTTTATGAAGTATATAGTAGAAAAAAAGTCATATCTTTTTTTAAAATGTGGAATAACATTAGATGGAAAAATAGCTACAAAAACTGGAGACTCAAAATGGATTACAAATGAATTAGCTAGAGAAAGAGTACAAAAACTACGAAGTAAATATATGGGGATAATGGTTGGTATTAATACAGTATTAAAAGATGACCCAAGTTTAACAGCTAGAATAGAAAATGGAAGAGATCCATATAGAATAGTAGTGGATCCAAATTTAGAGATACCATTAGGGAGTAAGATAGTAAATTTTCAAGATGGTAAAAGTATAGTTTTGACATCACAAAAAAATGTAGAAAATAAAAAAAGTAAGATACTTTTAGATAAGAAAGTAAAAGTTATTTATTTTGAAGGTAAAAATTTTAAAATATCAGAAATTTTATTAAAGACTGGAGATCTTGGAATAGATGGAATACTACTAGAGGGTGGAGGATATCTTATATCTAAAGCTTTTAAGGAGGGAGCAATAGATGGTGGAGAAATATTTATTGCACCTAAAATACTTGGAGATGAAAATGCAATACCTTTTATAAAAGGATTTTCTATGGAGAATATAGCTGATGGAATCGAATTGAAAAATGTTAAAATAAATAGTTATGGAGATAATGTATCTATGGAGTTTTATAGATAG
- a CDS encoding Hpt domain-containing protein yields the protein MELKDLNGIIDIDIDGSLARFGDMIEFYVKFLKKFSEDKNFEDLKIALDRSDVKKIEEIAHTLKGVAGNLGLNKVYQYSNEIVNLARENKLEEINNIRPELEKEMQHVTEILKKLI from the coding sequence ATGGAATTAAAAGATTTAAATGGAATAATAGATATAGATATTGATGGAAGTTTAGCGAGATTTGGAGATATGATAGAATTTTATGTAAAGTTTTTAAAAAAATTTTCAGAAGATAAAAATTTTGAAGATTTAAAAATAGCATTAGATAGAAGTGATGTAAAAAAAATTGAAGAAATAGCTCATACATTAAAAGGAGTAGCTGGTAATTTAGGCCTCAATAAGGTATATCAATATTCAAATGAGATAGTTAATTTAGCTAGAGAAAATAAACTTGAAGAGATAAATAATATAAGACCTGAATTGGAAAAAGAAATGCAACATGTAACTGAAATATTAAAGAAGTTGATTTAG
- the brnQ gene encoding branched-chain amino acid transport system II carrier protein: protein MYKTKDIILTGFALFAMLFGAGNLIFPPTVGYIVGDNWKLAALGFCITGIGFPLMGIIASGFAGTELDHFSDKVSPIFSRIFNTVLILAIGPCLAIPRTGATAFEVMITPYIGNESSIVKYIFLIIYFGVVLLFSLRESEVIDRIGKILTPILLIVLTIIIFKGISTPIGEVVSTETTNNFKYGFYNGYQTMDTLAAIIFASIILKTITAKNKELGKKEQLSFLLKASAIAVCGLAIVYGGLLYIGATSTAVLENKGTTQLLNTIVAELLGKNGSMLLGICVAGACLTTAIGLTATVGDYFSSIFKMRYEKIVVINVLVSLIFAGFGVDLIVQVAAPILVFIYPIAIVLIILNLFKEYLQNKGIFIGSVIGAGIIGAIEASEMLGTCPALVYNLYLKLPFQDYGLAWILPSIVVGGIFGMIEKIKK, encoded by the coding sequence ATTTACAAAACGAAGGATATTATATTAACAGGATTTGCACTTTTTGCAATGTTATTTGGAGCAGGAAACTTAATATTTCCACCAACAGTTGGATATATAGTAGGAGATAACTGGAAATTAGCAGCTTTAGGATTTTGTATTACAGGAATAGGATTCCCATTAATGGGAATAATAGCTTCAGGATTTGCAGGAACAGAATTAGACCACTTTTCAGATAAAGTTTCTCCTATTTTTAGTAGAATTTTTAATACAGTTTTAATTTTAGCAATTGGCCCCTGTTTAGCTATACCAAGAACTGGAGCAACAGCATTTGAAGTAATGATAACTCCTTATATAGGAAATGAAAGTTCAATAGTTAAATATATTTTTTTAATAATCTATTTTGGAGTAGTTTTACTTTTTTCTTTAAGAGAAAGTGAGGTAATAGATAGAATAGGAAAAATATTGACTCCAATTCTTTTAATAGTATTGACTATAATAATTTTTAAAGGAATATCTACTCCTATAGGAGAGGTAGTATCAACAGAAACTACAAATAATTTTAAATATGGTTTTTATAATGGTTATCAAACTATGGATACTCTTGCTGCCATAATATTTGCAAGCATAATTTTAAAAACAATAACTGCAAAAAATAAAGAGTTAGGAAAAAAAGAACAGTTATCTTTTTTGTTGAAAGCTAGTGCAATAGCTGTATGTGGACTTGCAATAGTATATGGTGGGCTTTTATATATAGGTGCAACTTCGACAGCAGTATTAGAAAATAAAGGAACTACTCAGCTTTTAAATACTATTGTCGCAGAGCTTTTAGGAAAAAATGGAAGTATGCTTTTAGGAATTTGTGTTGCTGGAGCTTGCCTTACAACAGCAATAGGACTTACTGCTACTGTTGGAGATTATTTTAGTTCAATATTTAAAATGAGATATGAAAAGATAGTAGTTATAAATGTATTGGTGAGTTTAATATTTGCTGGATTTGGCGTTGATTTAATAGTTCAAGTGGCTGCTCCAATATTAGTATTTATTTATCCAATAGCTATAGTTCTGATTATTCTAAATTTGTTTAAAGAATATTTACAAAACAAGGGAATATTTATAGGATCTGTAATTGGAGCTGGAATTATAGGAGCTATTGAAGCATCAGAAATGTTAGGAACTTGTCCAGCACTAGTATATAATCTTTATTTAAAACTACCTTTTCAAGATTATGGTTTAGCTTGGATATTACCAAGTATAGTAGTCGGGGGTATATTTGGTATGATAGAAAAGATAAAAAAATAA
- a CDS encoding ferritin family protein produces MAKWRCKVCGEIITDEAITVCPVCKAGKDKWEEVVEGEGRVWATEHKVGEGLACGDEEIIMGLRANFEGECTEVGMYLAMSRVADREGYPEVAEAYKRIAFEEAEHAAKFAELLGECVTTSTEENLSRRVEAEYGATAGKFDIAKRAKQLGFDAIHDTVHEMAKDEARHGRAFTGLLERYFGKKL; encoded by the coding sequence GTGGCAAAATGGAGATGTAAAGTTTGTGGAGAAATTATAACTGATGAGGCGATAACTGTTTGTCCTGTATGTAAGGCTGGAAAAGACAAATGGGAAGAAGTAGTAGAAGGAGAAGGAAGAGTTTGGGCAACTGAGCATAAAGTTGGAGAAGGATTAGCTTGTGGAGATGAAGAGATAATCATGGGATTAAGAGCTAATTTTGAAGGAGAGTGTACAGAAGTTGGAATGTACCTAGCAATGTCAAGAGTGGCTGACAGAGAAGGATATCCAGAAGTAGCAGAAGCTTATAAGAGAATTGCTTTTGAAGAAGCTGAGCATGCAGCTAAATTTGCAGAATTATTAGGAGAATGTGTAACTACTTCTACTGAAGAGAATTTATCAAGAAGAGTTGAAGCTGAATATGGAGCAACTGCAGGAAAATTTGATATTGCTAAGAGAGCAAAACAACTAGGATTTGATGCTATTCATGATACAGTTCATGAAATGGCGAAGGACGAGGCAAGACATGGAAGAGCTTTCACAGGGTTATTAGAAAGATATTTTGGAAAAAAATTATAA
- a CDS encoding suppressor of fused domain protein, translated as MKENNEFEIIDTAGFDAIEKRFKKLYPKQEEIHFHAQVSSRLGGDDPLDGISIFRGDGYYHFVTFGFSELYEKESDDMEYSGYGFELTFKLKMTEEQKKRKKRDFDIKDRELKNICSILQELARYVFETGEIFQPNEYIWTGQKEGIDSNKKSKITGFVTTLDMAGEISTPNGKVQFVELVGATDNELKNIDSNKLKVEELLKKLKTDITDYNRKSII; from the coding sequence ATGAAAGAGAATAACGAATTTGAGATAATTGATACAGCTGGTTTTGATGCAATAGAGAAAAGATTTAAAAAACTTTATCCTAAGCAGGAGGAGATACATTTCCACGCTCAAGTTTCATCAAGATTAGGTGGAGATGACCCTCTTGATGGAATAAGTATATTTAGAGGAGATGGATATTATCACTTTGTAACTTTTGGTTTTAGTGAACTCTATGAAAAAGAGAGTGATGATATGGAGTATAGTGGATATGGTTTTGAGCTTACATTTAAATTGAAGATGACAGAGGAACAGAAAAAGAGAAAAAAAAGAGACTTTGATATAAAGGACAGGGAGCTAAAAAATATCTGTTCCATATTACAAGAGTTAGCTAGATATGTATTTGAAACAGGTGAGATATTCCAGCCTAATGAGTATATTTGGACAGGGCAAAAAGAGGGAATAGATTCTAATAAAAAATCTAAGATAACAGGTTTTGTAACGACTCTTGATATGGCAGGAGAGATATCTACACCTAATGGTAAGGTACAATTTGTAGAGTTAGTAGGTGCTACTGATAATGAATTAAAAAATATAGATAGTAATAAGTTAAAAGTAGAAGAGTTATTAAAAAAATTAAAAACAGATATTACTGACTATAATAGAAAGAGTATTATATAG
- a CDS encoding SPL family radical SAM protein — MNLLNKSFSHIYIEKEAKEYEESKKIFERFPNSQIVEIDDYKEIFSKNNQNFSLQKRTPKLILAVKKENYLYEGAKVCESFGNENFYYSSSILNCVYDCEYCYLQGVYSSGNIVIFVNLEDMFQEIERILKEKSMYICISYDTDLMALEEVTGFVKRWYDFVAKHKNLKIELRTKSASIKVFKDLKPNPNFVIAWTISPKKFAQEHERGTVPFEMRVKSAKTLIDSGWTVRICFDPMIKIENFYEIYGEMVRETFKEIDSKKILDVSIGTFRISKEYMKRMKNNRKNSLILNYPFQCQDGVYSYPLDENSKMLEYMKKLILEYVEESKIFI, encoded by the coding sequence ATGAATTTATTAAATAAAAGTTTTTCTCACATATATATTGAAAAGGAAGCAAAAGAGTATGAGGAGAGTAAAAAAATTTTTGAAAGATTTCCAAATTCTCAAATAGTAGAGATAGATGATTATAAGGAGATTTTTTCTAAAAATAATCAAAATTTTTCACTACAAAAAAGGACACCTAAACTAATATTAGCAGTGAAAAAGGAAAATTATCTCTATGAGGGAGCAAAGGTGTGTGAAAGTTTTGGGAATGAGAATTTTTATTACTCATCATCTATTTTAAATTGTGTATATGATTGTGAATACTGTTATCTTCAAGGGGTATATTCCTCTGGAAATATAGTTATTTTTGTAAATTTAGAAGATATGTTTCAAGAGATAGAGAGGATATTAAAAGAGAAATCTATGTATATCTGTATTTCTTATGATACGGACTTGATGGCTCTTGAAGAGGTAACAGGATTTGTGAAGAGATGGTATGATTTTGTAGCTAAGCATAAAAATCTCAAGATAGAGTTACGTACTAAAAGTGCAAGTATAAAGGTATTTAAAGATTTAAAACCTAATCCTAATTTTGTAATAGCATGGACAATATCTCCTAAGAAATTTGCTCAAGAACATGAGAGAGGTACTGTACCTTTTGAGATGAGAGTAAAATCAGCTAAAACTTTAATAGATAGTGGTTGGACTGTAAGAATCTGTTTTGACCCTATGATAAAAATAGAGAATTTTTATGAAATCTACGGAGAGATGGTAAGAGAAACTTTTAAAGAGATAGATAGTAAAAAGATTTTAGATGTAAGTATTGGAACTTTTAGAATATCTAAAGAGTATATGAAGAGAATGAAAAATAATAGGAAAAACTCATTGATATTAAATTATCCTTTCCAATGTCAAGATGGGGTATATAGTTATCCATTAGATGAAAATAGTAAGATGTTAGAGTATATGAAAAAATTGATACTAGAATATGTAGAGGAAAGCAAAATATTTATATAG
- a CDS encoding YraN family protein — protein sequence MQNNREIGDKYEEKAVKLLISRGYEIVERNYRVKAGEIDIIAKFEDTIVFVEVKYRKTLKYGYGLEAVDYKKIRRIYNAAKVYLMLNKKLSSKTRFDCISFLGEKISWTKNLTWGDEIGF from the coding sequence ATGCAAAATAATAGAGAGATAGGAGATAAGTATGAGGAAAAAGCTGTAAAGCTACTTATCTCTCGTGGATATGAAATAGTAGAAAGAAATTATAGAGTGAAAGCTGGAGAGATAGATATAATTGCAAAATTTGAAGATACTATTGTGTTTGTAGAAGTGAAGTATAGAAAAACTTTAAAATATGGATATGGTTTAGAGGCAGTAGACTATAAAAAAATCAGAAGGATATATAATGCTGCTAAAGTATATCTAATGTTGAATAAAAAATTATCATCTAAGACTAGGTTTGATTGTATAAGTTTTTTAGGGGAAAAAATATCTTGGACAAAAAATTTAACATGGGGTGATGAAATTGGATTTTAA
- a CDS encoding RluA family pseudouridine synthase encodes MLIKETLTICTNENDKGKRIDKFLNELIDDATRSYIQKIIDNGLVEIQGKKVTKSGNKLKGIEIIVVNIPEDEVLDLTPEDIPLDIIYEDSDIVVINKAPNLVVHPAHGNYSGTLVNALLYHIKDLSTINGVIRPGIVHRLDKDTSGVIVVAKNDEAHGKLSEMFKEKTLEKTYVCIAKGIFKDKSGRIETFIGRDSRDRKKMAVVNENGKMAISNYEVLDEGKNHSLVKVRIETGRTHQIRVHMKYLNHPIMGDTTYGNGSDGADRQMLHAYRLKFTHPTKNTEMIVIAPLPEDFKRAAKHVGVDISKIESEIENGK; translated from the coding sequence ATGCTTATAAAAGAAACATTAACAATCTGTACTAATGAGAATGATAAGGGAAAAAGAATAGATAAATTTTTAAATGAGTTGATTGATGATGCTACAAGATCATACATTCAGAAAATAATTGATAATGGTTTGGTAGAGATACAAGGAAAAAAAGTTACTAAGAGTGGAAATAAATTAAAAGGAATAGAAATAATAGTAGTAAATATCCCTGAAGATGAAGTGTTAGATTTGACTCCTGAGGATATACCATTAGATATTATTTATGAAGATAGTGATATAGTAGTTATAAATAAAGCTCCAAATCTAGTGGTACACCCAGCTCATGGAAATTACAGTGGTACACTTGTAAATGCTCTTTTATACCATATAAAGGATTTATCTACGATAAATGGAGTGATAAGACCAGGAATAGTTCATAGGCTAGACAAAGATACAAGTGGTGTAATAGTAGTAGCCAAAAATGATGAAGCTCATGGAAAACTTTCAGAGATGTTTAAAGAAAAAACTTTAGAGAAAACTTATGTATGTATAGCTAAAGGAATTTTTAAAGATAAGAGTGGAAGGATTGAAACTTTTATAGGGAGAGATAGCAGAGATAGAAAAAAAATGGCTGTTGTAAATGAGAATGGGAAGATGGCTATTTCAAATTATGAAGTACTAGATGAAGGGAAGAATCACTCTCTAGTAAAAGTGAGAATAGAAACTGGAAGAACTCATCAGATAAGGGTACATATGAAATATTTAAATCATCCAATAATGGGAGATACTACCTATGGAAATGGAAGTGATGGTGCAGACAGACAGATGCTACATGCATATAGATTAAAATTTACACATCCTACAAAAAATACCGAGATGATAGTGATAGCTCCACTGCCTGAAGATTTTAAAAGGGCAGCAAAACATGTGGGAGTAGATATATCTAAAATAGAAAGTGAGATAGAAAATGGAAAATAA